A stretch of Hippoglossus hippoglossus isolate fHipHip1 chromosome 20, fHipHip1.pri, whole genome shotgun sequence DNA encodes these proteins:
- the LOC117753896 gene encoding collectin-12-like isoform X2: protein MCCVPSSPSLSLRWDIKERNMVQRVDSVSEGIANYGGKIVAVETDLKKLDDQTGEKSENTTTEIQTFKNNIWTLQRQLAAVEEHIHSDQVKLSQLQNIGSDIQSTQGSIQGVQVSNTATLRSVNGTLQSYGSIIEGLQEDTAQLETELHQQVRLQNQALFSIGKLNLTQAQQRGLIDALQRSVDDTSQAIQKMRSDFQNLEQTSRQTRSDTEWLRGKVEKLETLASNASTLARANNDGLEDVGSQLTFMANQLQNTSSLAEAHDQTLRGIMDQQRDFSNLTSSKFDRLEVRLDESEQSMDRVTGNISFTTQLLGAINLNLNDLRSCSETVGRHSDFLLNLNNSVTDVRTDASGLKSQQEELAARVDKEVTDLSIVMEEMKLVDTKHSQLITNFTILQGPPGPRGPRGDKGSQGSSGQPGQKGEKGEKGGSGIQGPKGEKGFPGLPGPPGIRGLPGQTGNPGSKGSRGSGGRAGPPGGKGEPGSAGLPGRDGQSGPQGAQGPPGIRGSVGPAGEQGPRGLPGPLGPQGPAGPPGHPGIPFPVPLIPMDPVSLQDEAVAPTLWAPGCPAEWVNYRDKCYFFSKDLHSFDDARATCKSKSASLLIISDMEEQTWLQKQAFGKGYFWMGLTDREEENVWRWLDGTQPAFTKWKTGQPDNWGHGHETGEDCAGLIHEGLWNDFLCEDLISFICEKEAEALLLRSPGS from the exons TGGTGCAAAGAGTCGACAGCGTGTCTGAAGGTATCGCAAACTATGGAGGGAAGATAGTGGCTGTTGAGACTGATTTGAAAAAGCTCG ACGATCAAACAGGAGAGAAGTCGGAGAACACCACCACAGAGATCCAGACTTTTAAGAACAACATCTGGACCCTTCAGAGGCAGCTTGCTGCAGTGGAGGAACACATCCACAGCGATCAAGTTAAGCTGAGTCAGCTGCAGAACATTGGCTCAGACATCCAGAGCACCCAGGGCTCCATCCAGGGCGTGCAAGTGAGCAACACAGCTACCTTACGCTCTGTAAATGGCACCCTGCAGTCTTACGGCAGCATCATTGAGGGTCTGCAGGAAGACACGGCCCAGCTGGAGACAGAACTGCACCAGCAGGTGAGGCTCCAGAACCAGGCGCTGTTCAGCATCGGCAAACTTAACCTCACCCAGGCCCAGCAGAGAGGCCTCATCGACGCTCTGCAGCGCTCAGTGGATGACACCAGCCAGGCCATCCAGAAAATGCGCAGTGACTTTCAAAACCTTGAGCAGACAAGCCGACAGACTCGCTCTGACACCGAGTGGCTTCGAGGTAAAGTGGAAAAATTGGAAACCTTGGCCAGCAATGCCTCGACTCTGGCCAGGGCCAACAACGATGGCCTCGAGGATGTGGGATCACAGCTCACTTTTATGGCCAATCAGCTCCAGAACACCAGCAGCCTGGCTGAAGCTCATGACCAGACCTTGAGGGGGATTATGGATCAGCAGAGGGACTTCAGCAACCTCACGTCCTCCAAGTTTGACCGGCTGGAGGTTCGCCTGGATGAGTCCGAGCAGAGTATGGACCGCGTGACCGGCAATATCAGCTTCACCACGCAGCTCTTGGGCGCCATCAACCTGAACCTGAACGACTTACGCTCTTGTTCCGAGACAGTCGGCCGTCACTCTGACTTCTTGTTAAACCTCAACAATAGCGTGACAGACGTGAGGACAGATGCATCAGGTCTGAAGTCACAGCAGGAAGAGCTGGCAGCCCGTGTGGACAAGGAGGTCACCGACCTCTCTATTGTCATGGAGGAGATGAAACTGGTGGACACCAAGCACTCGCAACTAATAACCAACTTCACTATTTTACAGG gtccCCCTGGTCCCAGAGGGCCAAGAGGGGACAAAGGATCTCAGGGGTCATCTGGTCAGCCTGGccaaaaaggagagaaaggggaaaagGGTGGTTCAGGGATACAAGGACCCAAAGGAGAGAAGGGTTTTCCAGGATTACCGGGTCCTCCAGGGATAAGAGGTCTACCAGGCCAAACTGGCAACCCTGGGTCCAAGGGCTCCCGGGGGTCAGGAGGCCGGGCTGGTCCTCCCGGAGGTAAAGGCGAGCCAGGTTCTGCCGGTTTGCCTGGAAGAGATGGACAGTCTGGCCCACAGGGGGCACAGGGCCCACCAGGTATCAGAGGCTCAGTGGGACCAGCTGGGGAGCAAGGGCCAAGGGGCCTGCCCGGACCACTGGGGCCTCAGGGGCCAGCAGGGCCACCGGGACATCCAGGGATCCCATTCCCGGTTCCATTAATTCCTATGGACCCCGTGTCTTTGCAGGATGAGGCAGTAGCTCCTACGCTATGGGCCCCCG GATGCCCGGCCGAGTGGGTAAACTACAGAGACAAGTGCTACTTTTTCTCCAAAGACCTGCACAGTTTCGATGATGCGAGAGCGACGTGCAAATCCAAATCTGCTTCACTGCTGATCATCAGCGACATGGAGGAACAG ACTTGGCTACAGAAGCAGGCATTTGGAAAAGGTTATTTCTGGATGGGTCTGAccgacagggaggaggagaacgtGTGGCGCTGGTTGGACGGGACTCAACCTGCTTTCAC GAAGTGGAAGACAGGTCAGCCTGACAACTGGGGCCACGGGCATGAAACGGGAGAAGACTGTGCGGGGCTCATCCATGAAGGGTTATGGAACGATTTCCTCTGTGAAGATCTCATAAGCTTCATCTGTGAGAAGGAAGCGGAGGCTC TTCTTCTACGATCACCCGGATCATAG
- the LOC117753896 gene encoding collectin-12-like isoform X1 produces MKDDFADEEEVQSFGYKRFGIQEGTQCTKCKNEWALKTSIALLYVLCTLLTIAVAALGYKVVQRVDSVSEGIANYGGKIVAVETDLKKLDDQTGEKSENTTTEIQTFKNNIWTLQRQLAAVEEHIHSDQVKLSQLQNIGSDIQSTQGSIQGVQVSNTATLRSVNGTLQSYGSIIEGLQEDTAQLETELHQQVRLQNQALFSIGKLNLTQAQQRGLIDALQRSVDDTSQAIQKMRSDFQNLEQTSRQTRSDTEWLRGKVEKLETLASNASTLARANNDGLEDVGSQLTFMANQLQNTSSLAEAHDQTLRGIMDQQRDFSNLTSSKFDRLEVRLDESEQSMDRVTGNISFTTQLLGAINLNLNDLRSCSETVGRHSDFLLNLNNSVTDVRTDASGLKSQQEELAARVDKEVTDLSIVMEEMKLVDTKHSQLITNFTILQGPPGPRGPRGDKGSQGSSGQPGQKGEKGEKGGSGIQGPKGEKGFPGLPGPPGIRGLPGQTGNPGSKGSRGSGGRAGPPGGKGEPGSAGLPGRDGQSGPQGAQGPPGIRGSVGPAGEQGPRGLPGPLGPQGPAGPPGHPGIPFPVPLIPMDPVSLQDEAVAPTLWAPGCPAEWVNYRDKCYFFSKDLHSFDDARATCKSKSASLLIISDMEEQTWLQKQAFGKGYFWMGLTDREEENVWRWLDGTQPAFTKWKTGQPDNWGHGHETGEDCAGLIHEGLWNDFLCEDLISFICEKEAEALLLRSPGS; encoded by the exons TGGTGCAAAGAGTCGACAGCGTGTCTGAAGGTATCGCAAACTATGGAGGGAAGATAGTGGCTGTTGAGACTGATTTGAAAAAGCTCG ACGATCAAACAGGAGAGAAGTCGGAGAACACCACCACAGAGATCCAGACTTTTAAGAACAACATCTGGACCCTTCAGAGGCAGCTTGCTGCAGTGGAGGAACACATCCACAGCGATCAAGTTAAGCTGAGTCAGCTGCAGAACATTGGCTCAGACATCCAGAGCACCCAGGGCTCCATCCAGGGCGTGCAAGTGAGCAACACAGCTACCTTACGCTCTGTAAATGGCACCCTGCAGTCTTACGGCAGCATCATTGAGGGTCTGCAGGAAGACACGGCCCAGCTGGAGACAGAACTGCACCAGCAGGTGAGGCTCCAGAACCAGGCGCTGTTCAGCATCGGCAAACTTAACCTCACCCAGGCCCAGCAGAGAGGCCTCATCGACGCTCTGCAGCGCTCAGTGGATGACACCAGCCAGGCCATCCAGAAAATGCGCAGTGACTTTCAAAACCTTGAGCAGACAAGCCGACAGACTCGCTCTGACACCGAGTGGCTTCGAGGTAAAGTGGAAAAATTGGAAACCTTGGCCAGCAATGCCTCGACTCTGGCCAGGGCCAACAACGATGGCCTCGAGGATGTGGGATCACAGCTCACTTTTATGGCCAATCAGCTCCAGAACACCAGCAGCCTGGCTGAAGCTCATGACCAGACCTTGAGGGGGATTATGGATCAGCAGAGGGACTTCAGCAACCTCACGTCCTCCAAGTTTGACCGGCTGGAGGTTCGCCTGGATGAGTCCGAGCAGAGTATGGACCGCGTGACCGGCAATATCAGCTTCACCACGCAGCTCTTGGGCGCCATCAACCTGAACCTGAACGACTTACGCTCTTGTTCCGAGACAGTCGGCCGTCACTCTGACTTCTTGTTAAACCTCAACAATAGCGTGACAGACGTGAGGACAGATGCATCAGGTCTGAAGTCACAGCAGGAAGAGCTGGCAGCCCGTGTGGACAAGGAGGTCACCGACCTCTCTATTGTCATGGAGGAGATGAAACTGGTGGACACCAAGCACTCGCAACTAATAACCAACTTCACTATTTTACAGG gtccCCCTGGTCCCAGAGGGCCAAGAGGGGACAAAGGATCTCAGGGGTCATCTGGTCAGCCTGGccaaaaaggagagaaaggggaaaagGGTGGTTCAGGGATACAAGGACCCAAAGGAGAGAAGGGTTTTCCAGGATTACCGGGTCCTCCAGGGATAAGAGGTCTACCAGGCCAAACTGGCAACCCTGGGTCCAAGGGCTCCCGGGGGTCAGGAGGCCGGGCTGGTCCTCCCGGAGGTAAAGGCGAGCCAGGTTCTGCCGGTTTGCCTGGAAGAGATGGACAGTCTGGCCCACAGGGGGCACAGGGCCCACCAGGTATCAGAGGCTCAGTGGGACCAGCTGGGGAGCAAGGGCCAAGGGGCCTGCCCGGACCACTGGGGCCTCAGGGGCCAGCAGGGCCACCGGGACATCCAGGGATCCCATTCCCGGTTCCATTAATTCCTATGGACCCCGTGTCTTTGCAGGATGAGGCAGTAGCTCCTACGCTATGGGCCCCCG GATGCCCGGCCGAGTGGGTAAACTACAGAGACAAGTGCTACTTTTTCTCCAAAGACCTGCACAGTTTCGATGATGCGAGAGCGACGTGCAAATCCAAATCTGCTTCACTGCTGATCATCAGCGACATGGAGGAACAG ACTTGGCTACAGAAGCAGGCATTTGGAAAAGGTTATTTCTGGATGGGTCTGAccgacagggaggaggagaacgtGTGGCGCTGGTTGGACGGGACTCAACCTGCTTTCAC GAAGTGGAAGACAGGTCAGCCTGACAACTGGGGCCACGGGCATGAAACGGGAGAAGACTGTGCGGGGCTCATCCATGAAGGGTTATGGAACGATTTCCTCTGTGAAGATCTCATAAGCTTCATCTGTGAGAAGGAAGCGGAGGCTC TTCTTCTACGATCACCCGGATCATAG